In Gossypium hirsutum isolate 1008001.06 chromosome D06, Gossypium_hirsutum_v2.1, whole genome shotgun sequence, one genomic interval encodes:
- the LOC121203055 gene encoding 2-C-methyl-D-erythritol 4-phosphate cytidylyltransferase, chloroplastic isoform X3, which produces MGLLLFNNAPTCTISTQFFPTKSTHGTANSFPSFSHFHVSFPSSGQKVGLRRRARVRTYGIKCSAKVDYGSAAVNEKSVSVILLAGGKGKRMGASMPKQYLPLLGQPIALYSLYTFSRMIEVKEIVVVCDPSYEDIFEEAKDKINVDLKFTLPGKERQDSVYSGLQAVDLNSELVCIHDSARPLVRSGDVEKVLKDGWLIGAAVLGVPVKATIKEANSDSYVVKTLDRKTLWEMQTPQVIKPELLRKGFELVHRGGLEVTDDVSIVEHLKHPVYVTEGCYTNIKVTTPDDLLLAERILNMSSAEPPK; this is translated from the exons ATGGGGCTTCTTCTGTTTAACAACGCTCCTACTTGCACCATCTCCACTCAATTTTTTCCAACAAAATCCACTCATGGTACCGCCAAttctttcccttccttttctCACTTTCACGTTAGCTTCCCTTCATCAG gGCAAAAAGTAGGTTTGAGAAGAAGGGCCAGAGTCCGTACTTATGGGATCAAGTGTTCGGCAAAAGTAGATTAT GGTTCTGCAGCTGTGAATGAAAAAAGCGTTTCAGTCATTCTTTTAGCTGGAGGCAAAGGCAAAAGAATGGGT GCAAGCATGCCAAAGCAGTACCTACCACTTTTAGGACAACCAATTGCTTTGTATAG TTTATATACTTTCTCACGAATGATTGAAGTGAAAGAAATTGTTGTGGTCTGTGATCCATCGTACGAGGACATCTTCGaag AAGCCAAAGACAAAATTAATGTAGACCTTAAGTTCACGCTCCCTGGGAAGGAGAGACAGGATTCTGTTTACAGTGGGCTTCAG GCAGTTGATTTGAACTCTGAGCTTGTTTGCATTCATGATTCTGCAAGACCCTTGGTGAGATCTGGAGATGTAGAAAAG GTTCTTAAAGATGGTTGGCTGATTGGAGCAGCAGTACTTGGGGTTCCTGTCAAAGCCACAATTAAAGAG GCAAATAGTGATTCTTATGTAGTGAAAACACTCGACAGAAAAACACTATGGGAAATGCAGACTCCACAG GTTATTAAGCCAGAGTTGCTGAGAAAAGGTTTCGAGCTTGTGCATAG AGGTGGTCTTGAAGTGACGGATGATGTGTCAATTGTGGAGCACCTTAAGCATCCTGTATATGTAACTGAAGGATGTTATACCAACATCAAG GTCACGACACCTGATGACTTGTTACTTGCGGAGAGAATTCTGAATATGAGCTCTGCCGAGCCTCCTAAATAA
- the LOC121203055 gene encoding 2-C-methyl-D-erythritol 4-phosphate cytidylyltransferase, chloroplastic isoform X1, whose translation MGLLLFNNAPTCTISTQFFPTKSTHGTANSFPSFSHFHVSFPSSGQKVGLRRRARVRTYGIKCSAKVDYVKVLVFTQGSAAVNEKSVSVILLAGGKGKRMGASMPKQYLPLLGQPIALYSLYTFSRMIEVKEIVVVCDPSYEDIFEEAKDKINVDLKFTLPGKERQDSVYSGLQAVDLNSELVCIHDSARPLVRSGDVEKVLKDGWLIGAAVLGVPVKATIKEANSDSYVVKTLDRKTLWEMQTPQVIKPELLRKGFELVHRGGLEVTDDVSIVEHLKHPVYVTEGCYTNIKVTTPDDLLLAERILNMSSAEPPK comes from the exons ATGGGGCTTCTTCTGTTTAACAACGCTCCTACTTGCACCATCTCCACTCAATTTTTTCCAACAAAATCCACTCATGGTACCGCCAAttctttcccttccttttctCACTTTCACGTTAGCTTCCCTTCATCAG gGCAAAAAGTAGGTTTGAGAAGAAGGGCCAGAGTCCGTACTTATGGGATCAAGTGTTCGGCAAAAGTAGATTATGTAAAA GTTTTGGTTTTCACCCAGGGTTCTGCAGCTGTGAATGAAAAAAGCGTTTCAGTCATTCTTTTAGCTGGAGGCAAAGGCAAAAGAATGGGT GCAAGCATGCCAAAGCAGTACCTACCACTTTTAGGACAACCAATTGCTTTGTATAG TTTATATACTTTCTCACGAATGATTGAAGTGAAAGAAATTGTTGTGGTCTGTGATCCATCGTACGAGGACATCTTCGaag AAGCCAAAGACAAAATTAATGTAGACCTTAAGTTCACGCTCCCTGGGAAGGAGAGACAGGATTCTGTTTACAGTGGGCTTCAG GCAGTTGATTTGAACTCTGAGCTTGTTTGCATTCATGATTCTGCAAGACCCTTGGTGAGATCTGGAGATGTAGAAAAG GTTCTTAAAGATGGTTGGCTGATTGGAGCAGCAGTACTTGGGGTTCCTGTCAAAGCCACAATTAAAGAG GCAAATAGTGATTCTTATGTAGTGAAAACACTCGACAGAAAAACACTATGGGAAATGCAGACTCCACAG GTTATTAAGCCAGAGTTGCTGAGAAAAGGTTTCGAGCTTGTGCATAG AGGTGGTCTTGAAGTGACGGATGATGTGTCAATTGTGGAGCACCTTAAGCATCCTGTATATGTAACTGAAGGATGTTATACCAACATCAAG GTCACGACACCTGATGACTTGTTACTTGCGGAGAGAATTCTGAATATGAGCTCTGCCGAGCCTCCTAAATAA
- the LOC121203055 gene encoding 2-C-methyl-D-erythritol 4-phosphate cytidylyltransferase, chloroplastic isoform X2 — protein sequence MGLLLFNNAPTCTISTQFFPTKSTHGTANSFPSFSHFHVSFPSSGQKVGLRRRARVRTYGIKCSAKVDYVKGSAAVNEKSVSVILLAGGKGKRMGASMPKQYLPLLGQPIALYSLYTFSRMIEVKEIVVVCDPSYEDIFEEAKDKINVDLKFTLPGKERQDSVYSGLQAVDLNSELVCIHDSARPLVRSGDVEKVLKDGWLIGAAVLGVPVKATIKEANSDSYVVKTLDRKTLWEMQTPQVIKPELLRKGFELVHRGGLEVTDDVSIVEHLKHPVYVTEGCYTNIKVTTPDDLLLAERILNMSSAEPPK from the exons ATGGGGCTTCTTCTGTTTAACAACGCTCCTACTTGCACCATCTCCACTCAATTTTTTCCAACAAAATCCACTCATGGTACCGCCAAttctttcccttccttttctCACTTTCACGTTAGCTTCCCTTCATCAG gGCAAAAAGTAGGTTTGAGAAGAAGGGCCAGAGTCCGTACTTATGGGATCAAGTGTTCGGCAAAAGTAGATTATGTAAAA GGTTCTGCAGCTGTGAATGAAAAAAGCGTTTCAGTCATTCTTTTAGCTGGAGGCAAAGGCAAAAGAATGGGT GCAAGCATGCCAAAGCAGTACCTACCACTTTTAGGACAACCAATTGCTTTGTATAG TTTATATACTTTCTCACGAATGATTGAAGTGAAAGAAATTGTTGTGGTCTGTGATCCATCGTACGAGGACATCTTCGaag AAGCCAAAGACAAAATTAATGTAGACCTTAAGTTCACGCTCCCTGGGAAGGAGAGACAGGATTCTGTTTACAGTGGGCTTCAG GCAGTTGATTTGAACTCTGAGCTTGTTTGCATTCATGATTCTGCAAGACCCTTGGTGAGATCTGGAGATGTAGAAAAG GTTCTTAAAGATGGTTGGCTGATTGGAGCAGCAGTACTTGGGGTTCCTGTCAAAGCCACAATTAAAGAG GCAAATAGTGATTCTTATGTAGTGAAAACACTCGACAGAAAAACACTATGGGAAATGCAGACTCCACAG GTTATTAAGCCAGAGTTGCTGAGAAAAGGTTTCGAGCTTGTGCATAG AGGTGGTCTTGAAGTGACGGATGATGTGTCAATTGTGGAGCACCTTAAGCATCCTGTATATGTAACTGAAGGATGTTATACCAACATCAAG GTCACGACACCTGATGACTTGTTACTTGCGGAGAGAATTCTGAATATGAGCTCTGCCGAGCCTCCTAAATAA
- the LOC121203055 gene encoding 2-C-methyl-D-erythritol 4-phosphate cytidylyltransferase, chloroplastic isoform X4, with product MGLLLFNNAPTCTISTQFFPTKSTHGTANSFPSFSHFHVSFPSSGQKVGLRRRARVRTYGIKCSAKGSAAVNEKSVSVILLAGGKGKRMGASMPKQYLPLLGQPIALYSLYTFSRMIEVKEIVVVCDPSYEDIFEEAKDKINVDLKFTLPGKERQDSVYSGLQAVDLNSELVCIHDSARPLVRSGDVEKVLKDGWLIGAAVLGVPVKATIKEANSDSYVVKTLDRKTLWEMQTPQVIKPELLRKGFELVHRGGLEVTDDVSIVEHLKHPVYVTEGCYTNIKVTTPDDLLLAERILNMSSAEPPK from the exons ATGGGGCTTCTTCTGTTTAACAACGCTCCTACTTGCACCATCTCCACTCAATTTTTTCCAACAAAATCCACTCATGGTACCGCCAAttctttcccttccttttctCACTTTCACGTTAGCTTCCCTTCATCAG gGCAAAAAGTAGGTTTGAGAAGAAGGGCCAGAGTCCGTACTTATGGGATCAAGTGTTCGGCAAAA GGTTCTGCAGCTGTGAATGAAAAAAGCGTTTCAGTCATTCTTTTAGCTGGAGGCAAAGGCAAAAGAATGGGT GCAAGCATGCCAAAGCAGTACCTACCACTTTTAGGACAACCAATTGCTTTGTATAG TTTATATACTTTCTCACGAATGATTGAAGTGAAAGAAATTGTTGTGGTCTGTGATCCATCGTACGAGGACATCTTCGaag AAGCCAAAGACAAAATTAATGTAGACCTTAAGTTCACGCTCCCTGGGAAGGAGAGACAGGATTCTGTTTACAGTGGGCTTCAG GCAGTTGATTTGAACTCTGAGCTTGTTTGCATTCATGATTCTGCAAGACCCTTGGTGAGATCTGGAGATGTAGAAAAG GTTCTTAAAGATGGTTGGCTGATTGGAGCAGCAGTACTTGGGGTTCCTGTCAAAGCCACAATTAAAGAG GCAAATAGTGATTCTTATGTAGTGAAAACACTCGACAGAAAAACACTATGGGAAATGCAGACTCCACAG GTTATTAAGCCAGAGTTGCTGAGAAAAGGTTTCGAGCTTGTGCATAG AGGTGGTCTTGAAGTGACGGATGATGTGTCAATTGTGGAGCACCTTAAGCATCCTGTATATGTAACTGAAGGATGTTATACCAACATCAAG GTCACGACACCTGATGACTTGTTACTTGCGGAGAGAATTCTGAATATGAGCTCTGCCGAGCCTCCTAAATAA